The Rhinolophus ferrumequinum isolate MPI-CBG mRhiFer1 chromosome 21, mRhiFer1_v1.p, whole genome shotgun sequence region AGAGGTGTACCCAGTCTAGGCACCACTGCCCTCGATGAGAACCGTATAAGCCGAGTCTCCCTAATTGTTCCCATCAATGTACCAGTCACCCCTCTGCACCCGGAGCCCCCTTCCCTGGGCCCTGCTACTTCTCCCCACACCGGCTGGGGGTGCACTCACTAGTCGGTTGCTTTTGTTCCCTAACGCATTTTTGACAGTTAACTTGtcattgtaattattattttgtaatctaATTAAAGGGTATAGTAATGGATGAAACAGAAGTACACAAACAAGGAAAGATGTTGTTCCTTATGAAAATTCAGCTTCAGGTTTTGAAAGATACAATCTGAGTCATACCAAAAAATCAGCTGGCAGAGTAGGTGTGGGTGAGACAGATGTAAATAATTGTGTGGGAGGAGATTGTCGGCGTCTACCTGGTTCCACGTGCCAACCACTTTGCAAGGTCCTTTAAGCTCGCCCTCCCCCTCAAAGAGCCCAAAGCTAGACATCAGCGACCGTGTCCCACCTGTGTGGATTCACAAGGCAGGTAACTCGGAGTTGCAAGGGATGGGCCCATAATAAAAGGAGGGGCCTTGAGAAAGGTCAGTGACTATATGCTCACTCCttggaagttaaaataaaatgtgttttatgggTTGAGTTGTGTTCCCAAAGATGATGTGTTGGAATCCCCCACCCCCGTACCTgtaaatgtgactttatttgaaaataaggtctttgcaggtgtaattaaggAAAGATAAGGTCATTAgatgggccctgatccaatatgacttgtatccttataagaagacaagggacacagagacacacagggagaatgccaggTGCcgcagaggcagagattggaggggTGTGGCGACAAGCCAcagaacaccaaggattgccagccACCACCCAAATCAGGAAGTGATACAGAAGGATTCTGCCTAGAGCCTCAGAGGAGTGTGGCcctcctgacaccttgatttgcGACTTTTCTTAGAGTGCTccggctgctataacaaataccatGGACGGGGTGGCCTAAAGAACAAGCATTTATTTCCCATAGATCTGGAGGCTGCACGTCTGGGATCGAGGTGCCGGCTGACCCAGTTCCTGCTCAGAGCTcgcttcctggtttgcagacggccaccttcttgttgtgtcctcacatgatagTGAGAtcatctctctcctgtctcttcttacaaggacaccaatTCCATttgtgagggctccaccctcatgacgtAATGGGGATTAGAGATTAAAGATATGAAtttgggcggggtgggggggaacacACAAACACTCAGTCCATAGCAGACTGCTAACCTCCAGACTGATAAAATAAGCTTCTCTTTTAACTCACCCAGTTTGTGATCATGTGTTAATGCAAACCAAGGAAATGACACAATGTGTAAAGTACACAGGTGACTTTTCAAGGATTTCCCTTTTGAATCACCGTTTTCAATGACATGCTAAGAGGGGGACGGTTTTCTCCTGAATGTGGCGGTGGAGCTATCAGTGCCGCTAAGGCCGAGGGACAAGGACAAGCAGCAGGTGGGGCCTTGGGGCCCAGAGCAGAGTCAGGAGCCAGGAGCCCTCGGGCATTCAGAGAGCTGGGCAGGCCCTGCGAACTTCCCTGCACAGAACAAGGCCTCAGGGACGGGTCCAATGTGAgaactggggctgggggctggggctggggcctgtAGCAGgggcttttctgagcctcaggtttaCACACCCATGACGTAGGGGTATTCCGGCGAGGtttagctgctgtaacaaagagatACACAATAAGCCAATGGCTTAAGGAAGGTAATGTATCACGGTCCACTACTCCATGTAGACATCCAGGAACCCGGTTCCTTCCACTTCCTTTCTCCCCATCCCTTAGGCAGTGTCCTCCTCTCCAGAATCAATGAACTATCAATGACTGGCttgtgagagaaggaaagagacgGACAACAAGCTCACAGTCTCTGTCCAGGCCCGTAAGGGGCTCACATTATTTCTGTTCAATTCCTTTGGCAAGAAACGGCCATGTGGCTGTTCCTAACTCCAGGGGAGGCTAGCCATGAAATTCTGGTCACTTACCGGTAGAAAGGGGCATGGATTTGAAGGATAGCTCACAGCCTCGGGCTGGGTGGGTCTAGTAATACCTCCTTGCAGGGACACGATGAGGACAGATCAAGTACCTGACACTTAGTAGGAGATCAACAAAAGTATGCACTATCATGGAGGTCAGGGCTCCAGGCCTTAGAAACTCTCTGGTCCAAAGTCCTCATTTCTTTGCAGctaaagaaacaggctcagagaggagaggtGTCTGCCCAGATTGCTCCGTGGGTAAGGGGCTAAGTTGGTCCCGAATCCTGTCTGGAATCCTCAACCCCATTCTCCTACCTCTTGGGGAAAGCggataaaatttttttattggaaaacaaatatacaaCTTGGAATGGATTAGAGGCAAATTGTGCAGATTTTCTTTAcgtttttaaaacaaagttttaaaacaaagttttaaaaacaagtaacaataaaaatatttctggtacAGGACAAGTAGTACAAAAAAATAGTGTACGAGTTTGCCCATGCAGCGTTACAACTCCACCCTTCAACAACGACACGCTGACAGTTCCTAaagaaaaccactttaaaaaaggCATAACCCTGATGTTCCCTCATTTGACCTATTCCATCTAAGTTTAGATGGGCAGAAGGGCTTAGGTATACCCAGAGTAAGCCCCATGCAACATGTTACTTGgtcaattttctaaaataaggtTTCTGAAACCTTCTAAAAGGTTTCAGGACAATGACAgtaagagaagggaagaaaacgtGGAGGAATGAAGTCCTGATTACtatacatgcatatttttttaacagtAGGGGGAAACCTTTCACTGATAAgttacaaacaaagaaaaggcaaataatgCACAAGAGACTTAACACATCCCGTACAATGTCTTTACTTTGCTGTCATCATTTGGACAAACTTTTCGTAGTTTACTTGCCCATCACCGTCAATATCTGCTTCCCTGATCATTTCATCAACTTCTTCGTCTGTTAACTTCTCTCCAAGGTTTGTCATCACGTGGCGAAGTTCTGCTGCACTGATAAAGCCATTGCCGTCCTTGTCAAACACACGGAATgcttctctgatttcttcttcactgtctgtgtctttcatttttcttgccatCATTGTCAGGAATTCCAGGAAGTCAATGGTGCCGTTACCATCGACGTCCACCTCATTTATCATGCCCTGTAACTCTGCTTCTGTGGGATTCCGCCCAAGAGACCTCATCACAGTTCCGAATTCCTTTGTTGTTATAGTTCCATCACCATCCTTGTCAAACACCGAAAAAGCTTCTTTGCATTCTGCAATCTGCTCTTCGGTCAGTTGGTCAGCCATGTTGCAAGTGCTGCCGGTCTCCGGGACGTGATTGCTCAACCCCTCAGGATGCCCGCTCTACTTGGACCTCCtacctcttattttattttacctagtCCAGGCCCACCAGGGGCTGAGCAGAGAGCAGGGACCCAGATCACTTCTCTGCTCAGAGGCACGGTTGGGGGACAGGATCCTGAGAGGGTCCCTGTGGTCTGCAGCAGTTCCCTGGGACCCGGTGGCACAGCTTTATGACTAGGTAGGTAGGTGTGGCCCTGGTTTCTGGGATGGGAGGCCCCGCTGCTCTGTGACAGAGGGCCACACCCACTCCCTGGGATCGGGGACTGGGCTGTGAGCGGCTGCCCCATGGGGACGCAGTGGTAGGTGGCTGAGGATGGCGTGCGTGggattcctcctcctcctcttcctcagcaGTGCTGTGGCCGGTGGGCAGTACGGCATAGTCCACGTCGTGTCACAGAATTGGAGCAAGGACTACTGCATGCTGTTCAGCTCCGACTACATCACCCTGCCCCGGGACCTGCGCCATGCCCCACTCCTGCCCCTGCATGACGGCACCATGGCACCCTGGTGCCCGGGCGAGGACTCTGCCCAccaggcccagcccagctccCCCAGCCAGCGGCCCCTCCACCGGACCACTGCCATGGTGATGAGGGGCAACTGCAGCTTCTACGCTAAGGGCTGGCTGGCTCAGGGCCAAGGCGCCCACGGGCTGCTCATCGTGAGCCGGGCCAGCAGCCACCAGTGCTCAGAGGCCACCCTGACATCCCGGGACCCCCGCACACCCCTGCCAGACATCACCATCCCCGTGGCCGTGCTCCGATACACCGACATGCTCGACATCCTCAGCCATGCCCGCAGCGGCGCCATGGTCCGGGTGGCCTTGTATGCGCCCCCGGAGCCCATCCTTGACTATAATATGGTGGTCATCTTTATCCTGGCTGTGGGCACGGTGGCCGCAGGTGGCTACTGGGCAGGCCTGACTGAGGCTGACTGGCTACAGCGGCGCCGGGCCCGAGGAGGAGGGGGGCCTGGTGGTCACCATCAGCAGGAAGCAGGGGTGGCCCAGagcaggcaggaggaagaaggtgAGAGTGAACCCGTGGACTTCACACCGGCCATGATGGGCACCGTGGTCACCATGTTCTGCTCCCTCATGTTGCTACTCTACTTCCTCTACGACTGCTTCGTCTATGTCATGATTGCCATCTTCAGCCTGGGCGCCGGCACCGGCCTCTACAGCTGCCTGGCCCCGCTGGTGCGCCGCCTGCCCCTACAGCAATACCAGTGGCCTCTGCCTGGCCGCTGGGCCCGTGTGCAGCTGcccctgctgctgctggctggcCTGTGCATAGTGGTGACCATCTTCTGGGTGGCCTACCGCAATGAGGACCGTTGGGCTTGGCTCCTACAGGACACGCTGGGTGTGACCTACTGCCTTTTCGTCCTGAGGCATGTGCGGCTGCCCACCCTCAAGAACTGCACCTCCTTCCTGCTGGCCCTGCTGGcctttgatgttttctttgtcttcGTCACACCTCTCTTCACCAAAACTGGAAAGAGCATCATGGTGGAGGTAGCCTCGGGCCCGGCAGAGTCCTTGAGCCACGAGAGGTTGCCCATGGTGCTGAAAGTGCCCCGGTTGAACTTCTCGGCCTTGACCCTGTGTGACCAGCTCTTCTCCATCCTTGGCTTCGGTGACATCGTGGTCCCGGGCTTCTTGGTGGCCTACTGTCATCGCTTTGATGTACAAATGAGCTCACGCCAGGTCTACTTCATAGCCTGCACTGCGGCCTACGCCGTGGGCCTGCTGGTCACTTTTGTCGCCATGGTCGTCATGCAGATGGGCCAGCCCGCCCTGCTTTACCTGGTAACCAGCACGCTGCTCACCAGCCTGGCGGTGGCTGCCTGCCGCCAAGAGCTCACTCTCTTCTGGACTGGCCAGGGCAGAGCCAAGACACCTGCCCAGCCTGTGGCAGGGCTCTGTGGTGCCCCTCCAGTTGGCTCCAAACAGAAGCAGGAGGACATAGCAGATGTGCACACATCCAGCGAGTCTGAGGGGACCAGCACCCACTTGGCAGGGAGCTCAGAGAGCAACTTTGGAGAGGATGCTGCCAGGATTGTCATCATATCTGAGGATGAAGCCTCTGGTCTGGACGGCTACAGTGATAGCTCTGAGGGCTGGAGTGATGCCAACCTGGACCCTGACGAGATGTCCTGTGCCTCCCCTGGGTCCTCAGAGGAGTCGATGACACTGATGCCACCACCCTCGGAGCTGGGCTACGCCCAGGCCCAGGTCCACAACACCACTCTACCCTGGATGGGGCTCTACAAAAGGAAGGGCTTAAAGGTAGAGGAGAGCATGTCGACCCAGGCTCCCTTGTGAACCGAGCCCTGGGAAATGTGCCTCCAGAAAGGCTGGCAGAATATCACAGAGCAAAGCCACGCATGGCAAAAAGGAATCGGGGCATTAAAGATATTCCAGGTCTACCCAGTGGAGCTTCTTTTTTAGGATGGTAAGAAAGCAGCGACCACAGAATAAGTCCGTGCAGGGCCTGGAGGGCCCTTAGGATTGGCACCACCCCAAATTGtgcagagggggaaactgaggctcagagagggtacaCGACTTGCATAAAGTTACTCAGCAAGATCAGGGTTTTCTCCCAGAGCTCGCTAGGCAGTGatttcctctctccctgcctccccaacACCAAGCCCCAAGCCCCAGTCCTTGAGCCTGGTGGATAGGCTCCATCCCGTCCCTGCAGCCTGTCCCACCCCAGCTTCATTGCCCATCTCTTCCTCCTGCTCAGGTCCAACTGAACCATTACTGTTCTTTGATCATACCacatcctcttcctctctttttacacttgctgttccctctggctgGGATGCCCTTCCCATTCCAGGCAGAAATTCCCCAACCCAGCTCCCTGGCTCACTGAAACAGTCCTAAGCATCCTTCAAGCGTCAGCTTACATCCATCCTTTCTGTTAAACCTCCCTGCTCAAGGCGCCTGGGACAGCAGCACCACACCTGCTGTGTCTGCATAGACACTGAGTATGCACCTGCTGTGTGCACCACCCTGTGGTGGGTACTCAGGGAGATCGCTGTCAAGCTGGGGGTGAGTGCGGAGTAGAAAATAGACAACCTGAAAATCATCTTCAAGTGGGGGGTGGAAGGATTGGAGCTGAAGTGGAAGAATTTAGGAGGCCACGGCTCTAGTTTCCCAGCTTCCCTCACTGACTCTACATAATGGACAAGTCTCTTAACCCCTTTGGGCTTTAGTAGTCTCATCTTAAAAATAGGGCTTATAATACCATGTCTACCTGTAGGCAGGGGTACAGACGAGATGATCCCACCGTGCTTTAAACCATATGGTGTGTTTTTATGTTGCTTCAGCAGAGCAAACAAACTCTGGGGCgagggaaggcttcctggtggAGGCCATGTTGGACGTGAGGGAATCATATCCCGAGAGGCAGTGTGACACAGTAGTTAGGGTTTTAGAGCCAGCTGCCCACCGGATTTTCCTGCTCTACTACTGACCTATACGTGTGTCATTGAACCagtgacttaacctctcagtgccttcgctttctcgtctgtaaaataggATAGTAACAGGAGCCACAGTCGGGTTGTTGGGAGGTTAGAATGAGTTGGCTTATGGAAGGTGACCTGACACATGCCCTGTATACAGGACCAGCTCTGTGAATGTTAACTTTGCTCCCCTTCATGAAAGCCTTTCAGAATCAGATCCAGCTCCTAGCAGGCCTTCGAGTTCTGGCCCCGacttcctcccctcttctctccacgCCCTGCATTCCTGCCCCTACCAccacaaggccacacagcagaCCCAACCAGACCCATCTTCCCCCACAGGGCCCTCCCACAGACTGGTTCCTCTGTCTGGAACTTTCTGCTCCTCCCGCCCCCAGAATTGGGCCTGGCTAACCCCAATCACTTTACCATGCACCCTGTTTGCTAGTTTTCTGTCTCCCCAGTCGGGTGtcagcttcatgagggcagggaccactaTGTCTTATTCAGCTGTGTAGTTCCAGGGCCTAGAACACGGCCTGGTGCTTGATTTGTGTTTGttggagaaatgaatgaatgaatgaatgaatgaatgaatgaatgaatgaggaattaATCCATCTTGAACTGTAGAGGAAGAGGGGACACCATGAGTTAAGGCCCCACTGCCCAGGCCACCTCTCCGTGTTCCTGCAGGGCCTTGGTCATGTGGAGATGCGAATCTGAGGGGTCTAGTTggaccctgggggtggggagcaagggGCCCGTGGGGGTTCAGGTAATGGGCATCTTAAAGAAGGCCCCACTTGCTGACACCCCCAGCCAATAGCACCTGAAGGCCCGGGCTGGACAAGGGCAGAGTGAGGTACATGGGCCAGGACTCTGACCGGAGGTGTTGACAGACCTTCCTACTGGAGCCAGAGGCCATCTGGCCTGGACAGAGGGGCCTCCACAGGCCCTGGCTCCGTCCCCAACCCAGGCAGCCTCCCCACTGCTGATTTGCGTCACTGGGCCTGCCAGAGGTGGGCTACACGCTTCCGCCAGACCCGAGGGGAGGGCTGGACAGAAAAGCCTCTtgtctcccctcaccccccaccccagattaGGGGACAGGGGAACACGTCTCTCCCAGGACATTGCAGTCAGGGTGGCTCTGAGGACACTGGACTAGAGCCTCCTATGACAGGGCTAAGGCTTCCTGCCAAGGAGAGGACTCTCCAGGGGAGGGTCTGAGGAAGGAAGACCCCCCACCTTACAGCCCTGTCCACGTCCAAACACCACAGATTCAGGAAAGGTTTAGTCTGACTCTGTCCTCACTGCTCTACCCAACAGAAGCAAACACATTCGGAGAACAGtctatccataaaatggggagaataacaCTACCCACTTCAGGGGGTTGTGCTCAGGATTACACTTCACGGGCGAGGAGCTGAGCCCAGGTTCCAGAAATCGTGTAGTTCTGTCGCTGCTGCTGCTCTGTGATGGCCCCGTGTCCCCTGCTCCTGCCCTGACCCCAGAACCAGGCTCCTTTTTTAGCTGTGGGCTTGGCCTCACTTTGCCAGTCCCTTTCCTAGGGACTGGGCCGAATCCAGGTGGCTGGACCAAGCTGCCACCTGTCAGAGATGCCCAGGGCTGGCAGCCCCCACCTGAATACAGAGGAACACAGGGTattgcatgtgtgtatgtacacacatgtgtacacatgtcCACACGTGCCCACATCCATACTGCAGCCTcaggcacacacgcacatacacacgtgcaccTTCACATCCTGAACACACGCATATGCACACTCATGCCCGAGCATATCTCTACCGAACATTCGCACATAcctgtgcacacatgcacacaaacacacatatgcaaGGGGACCAGCAAGTTGGGCTTTCTTTAAGATGCCTATTACCTGACCCCCACTGGCCCCCTTACTCTCCACCCCCAGGGTCCAACCATACTTGTCAGTGTCACATCTCTACATGGACCAAGACCCTACAGGAATCCAGGGAGGTGGCCTGGGCCGTGGGCCCTTACCTTGTGTTGTCCCTTCTTCCTCTACGATTCCAGCTGGATAAATTACTGAGCTTGGACCTTTGCTGCTGTTTCCTTCAGACCCAGCCCTTCCCCTCCAGTCCGTGTACCTGTGGGAACGGGATGCTGATGCCTGGATTTCCTACCCCAGAGCACAGAGCAGCCATTTTCTGGTGCGGTAAACACCGAGATGCAACATTCAGTCCCCTCTTGAAGAGGGAGGCTGGCCCACAGCCTCCTCCAGGGGCCGCCTCAGCTTTCCAGCCCAATTGACTCTTTAGGGAGATGGGAGACATGGAGGGCCAGCTAATGACAAAGCAAGATAATGGTACCAGGGCCTGgcatctcccttttcttcctttaacaGACAATGTTTGATCCCAGCCCCCCTGGGCTGGCAGAGATGGCAGTAAGCCTGCCTCCCTGTCCGATGGCTCCCTCACCCTCAcgtgctttctctttctctccttttgcaCTCTGAATGCCCTCTCAGCACCTGCTTCCTGGAGAGCCCAACCTGTGACAGGTGAAACCTAAGATGAAGGGCAGGCAGGAATAGACTTCCTGAGGCCACGTGCAGGGCTCCAGGTGGCCCTGTTCAGGCTCTGGGGCTGCGCTTTACTCAGGCTGCCTAGTAATTCTCTTTGTGGCCTTGTTGAATCCCAGCAAGAACCCCATGAGCTAAATAGTCACAGccttgttttttttggtttgtttgcttgtttgtttttagttaatGAAGAGTTTGGTACTCTGGATTCCCAGGAAAGTGAGAGCCAACAAGGATCTGTGAGTTGCTCTAATCTACAGATGAGGGAAAGAAGTCTAGAGAGGGTCaggacctgcctgaggtcacacagcaatgaGACAGCAGAAATAGAACAACTCTgctcttctgtctcccagcccagcagctggGTCTGCTCCCGTCCTCAACCCCCGCCCCTTCGCAGACCCTGGTCTGTAAAACACGCCTCCCCAGGAAAACTCTGAGTCTGCCTGCTCTTTTGTCTGTGCCCCTCAGTAGGTACAGCGCTCCATTCTCACTGAGTAGTTGTGTGTTGCTTGATAAGGAAGGTTTATCAGCATCAAGCATCATCTCAGCGAGCTCAGGAGGACACAGCTAGACTCCGAGTCACTGCGACCCGGATTCAAAGCCCAGCATTGTTATTCACTTGATGCTGGACAATTGTGGCCACCCCTCTGTGCCTCAACgcccttgtctgtaaaatgggctgctAAGACTTACCTTGTGGGTtcgttgtaaggattaaatgatgtGAGGTATGtgtaataacagctaacatttgcaAACACTAACAACAGGCTAGatatacacattatctcattaCATGACACTCAGGTAGAGCAGTTTCCAGGACAGCACTTGCtaccgcacccccaccccccgcccaccccGCCCTCCAATGCCGTTCTCTCTCAGATCAGCTTTCTGTTCCTCGGGATGGAGCTCCCAGAGGTGAAGCCATCCTCTTCCTTTGGTGTTCCCCACCCACGTCCAGTAGGATGTGGTGTGAGGGTGGGTGCCTGGCGGTGAGCAGAGGCACCACGGCAGAGCCAGGAAGAGGGGTCCCTCTGCAGTGTGACTGAAAGGGGGAagattttctgcctttttttcttgcAACCCTGAACTTGGAGCGCTCTtgtgctgccacctgctggtatAATAAGAAAGAGCAGGCGTGTTTTCACCTTTGGGCCAGGAGCGTTCCATTAAGGAACTTCGTAGTAATTATAATCAGGGGTGATATCCCCCAAAATGTATAATAACCTACCCATCAGCAGAGTTCTGAAATCCCTACTGCCCCAGGGTTAACCCTTTAGAAGCTGGTCGTGAGGAGGTGGAGGTGTCCTGGAGAAGGGTCTGAGagcattttgattattttatgaaatgaaggGGGCCCAACGCAGCGTCACTGAATGTCCTTAGTGCTTGAGGACGGTCCATGGCCTGGCGCTTATCCCGCCCCGGTGAATCAGGCCACCAGGAAGAAGTGTTCGCAGATTCCAGCACTTGGCTCATTCCTAGGAGAGGAGTCTCCCCGTATGGTCCTCCCATCCCCAAACCCTTGTCCTTGTAGGTCCAAAGATGCCTGTTCTCCACACTCAACAgcaattattcattttgtttgggaacAAATGCCTGCGTGCCTGGCTGGTTTACTTCCCCAGTGCTTCCTTTATCTGTGGACGGAACTCTTCCCAAGAGCTACCTCTAGGTCTCTTCCAGGCATGTCAGTCTGAGTCCAGGTCTCATGCCTGACTCCTGAGCCCACCTAGGGTGATGGGACCCCTACAAGGGTGGCtggaaagggaaactgaggctgctgctgctgctgggagaACCTTGAGCTTCTAAAATTCTAAGGAGTTGTTCTGAGAAATGCCTTTAAGTATCTTCCCCAACCTCTTAAGGACTTGAATGGCAgagaggaggggggtggggggcccgTGTGTGAGAGGTCTGAAGGACGGTCTTGGCAGAGCCTCCAGAGACCTTCCAGAACTCTCCAGAATGAAGGGAAAGCAGCCTGTCTGAGGCCATGCAGCAAGCTAGTGGAAAGGCCAAAGCAACTGGAAACTAACCCAAGAACCTTTTATAAATAAGAGACCCTTTCTGGAATGCAAATGCTTGCCTTTAATGGGATTAGTTCATGAGTCCCCAATTTCCCCCACATACGTGGTCTCCTTAAAGCAGAAGGCGGCTGGGTCCAGAGAGAAAAGAACTTCTGTGGGCAAAATGCTCAGCCCCTCATACCCCCATCCTGGGCAGAGCCTTGCCACTGTCTATAGTTTCTGACCCTGACAGTGAAGTAAACTTGGGGAAGAGAGGCAGCCTTCCTGAGAATCCATCACAGCCCAGGTTCTCTTCCAGGCCACCCTCTGCTGCAGCACGTGAGTGTGAGCCCGGGCTGGGTCTGGTCTCGACCCACCTTGCTTGATCCTTAAAGTCAGTTGTGGTAAATTGAACGAtgtgcaccccccccccccaaaggaTGTCCACAGCCTCGtccttggaacctgtgaatgttaccgtATATGGAAGGGGggaaaaggactttgcagatgggattcagttaaagatcttgagaggGAGAGATTACCCTGTATCATCCAAGTAGGCCCTAGATGGGATCACAAGGTCTTGTAAGAGGGAGGCACAGGAGGGTTACCCACACAGagaagtagagaaggaaaagcagagactggagtggtGTGGCCACAAGCCGAGGGTTGCCAGCAGccgccagaagctggaagaggcaaagaatggattctcccctagagcctccagaaagagcCCTGGCTGGCTGACCTTTTGATTTCGGGTCAGTgatactgatttcagacttctggcctgtgagctgtgagagaataaatgtctgttgtgttaagccaccaagtgtgtggtcatttgttatacaGCCCCAGGAAATTGAAACACTGATCAACAGATGTCCATGGCACAGGTTGCCTGTGTGCACGTGAATTGAGTATTAAACACCTCCCAGAGCAGACGAGACAAAGAcacagcaaaacaacaaaactccCAGTCTGTCCAAGGAGAGGCGGGAATTGGGGTCTCGGTTACAATAGCCAGTGAATTGATTCTCAGGTCAGGTGCTGTATCAGGTTccaggaatttctttttattgttattgagctgtggagaaaaaaatgaaaagcacgGCAAAGCAGGAAATAAAGCACCGTCACTGTTAAACTTTTGGTTTATTTCCATCCAATCCTCTTTTTTACCATGCATAGGTTTTGTGTGTTTCATTTACGTAGTTATAATCAAACTGGATATACAaattgatattttgttatagtctATGTAATCTTTGAACCTTGATTTTGGTGGATTATGTATTATTCCATAGCAGATATaactatataaatttaatattctcTTATTGTGTTTGGTCTGTTTCCTACAGCACCATGAAAAATATCTTTGGCTGTAAATGACATGTTTTAGAAGATTTCTGTAATAGATCTAGTAATTGTATTTCTAGGAAACTAGGGATATGAAAATCTTTAAAGGTTGTAATTCattttgctaaattattttccaaatcatgTCTGTATCCATTTGTCCTCTACATATGCTGTGAAATATGGAAGTGACCGTTTTACTACTCCCTCACTAGCACCTTTGCTAATTCAATAGGATGAAAAGTAACATCTCTTTCAATTCGCTTATCTCTGATTAACAGTGAGGTTGAACTTTTATTTCCATATTCTGGTTTATGAATGGAATATTCTCCATTCCAGGGCTTAGCACAGTGTCCAACCAGTTTCATTTCCCGTAGATTCTACACTAAGAAAATCTCTAGGATCCATTTTTATCCTTCCCATTTTTACAGACCTCTCTCAAGATGTCATCTCTCGGCTGGGCCTTTAGGATCCTTGTTGGAGAGAAGAGCACAAATATTCTTGGTCCTCTGCCTCCAGCTGAAAGACTATGGATGCCTCCCTACCACCTGTCAAACCAACCCCAACTGCTCAGCCTGGTATTTAATTAAGTCCAGCCTTCCCTACCAGCCAACTTTGCCTCCTACCAGTTCTGTGTGTGTAGTTCTCCAACCATACTTATCCTCGCTCCATGCCTCTGTTCCACTCACTTAGAAAGTGCCTCTTCTGCTTTCCCGTAATTCTTAAGCACGTTGTATCCACTGAGGTTCAGTCCACACTCTCCAGCGCCCTGT contains the following coding sequences:
- the LOC117013546 gene encoding calmodulin-1-like encodes the protein MADQLTEEQIAECKEAFSVFDKDGDGTITTKEFGTVMRSLGRNPTEAELQGMINEVDVDGNGTIDFLEFLTMMARKMKDTDSEEEIREAFRVFDKDGNGFISAAELRHVMTNLGEKLTDEEVDEMIREADIDGDGQVNYEKFVQMMTAK
- the SPPL2C gene encoding signal peptide peptidase-like 2C; the encoded protein is MACVGFLLLLFLSSAVAGGQYGIVHVVSQNWSKDYCMLFSSDYITLPRDLRHAPLLPLHDGTMAPWCPGEDSAHQAQPSSPSQRPLHRTTAMVMRGNCSFYAKGWLAQGQGAHGLLIVSRASSHQCSEATLTSRDPRTPLPDITIPVAVLRYTDMLDILSHARSGAMVRVALYAPPEPILDYNMVVIFILAVGTVAAGGYWAGLTEADWLQRRRARGGGGPGGHHQQEAGVAQSRQEEEGESEPVDFTPAMMGTVVTMFCSLMLLLYFLYDCFVYVMIAIFSLGAGTGLYSCLAPLVRRLPLQQYQWPLPGRWARVQLPLLLLAGLCIVVTIFWVAYRNEDRWAWLLQDTLGVTYCLFVLRHVRLPTLKNCTSFLLALLAFDVFFVFVTPLFTKTGKSIMVEVASGPAESLSHERLPMVLKVPRLNFSALTLCDQLFSILGFGDIVVPGFLVAYCHRFDVQMSSRQVYFIACTAAYAVGLLVTFVAMVVMQMGQPALLYLVTSTLLTSLAVAACRQELTLFWTGQGRAKTPAQPVAGLCGAPPVGSKQKQEDIADVHTSSESEGTSTHLAGSSESNFGEDAARIVIISEDEASGLDGYSDSSEGWSDANLDPDEMSCASPGSSEESMTLMPPPSELGYAQAQVHNTTLPWMGLYKRKGLKVEESMSTQAPL